The following are from one region of the Arcobacter defluvii genome:
- a CDS encoding phenol hydroxylase: MELNIASIEIEPKRHTFGHVAKRLGEDRPASRYEEAMYDAQPTENFHYRPQWEPEFEIYDKNRTKIKMNDWYDLLDPRKFHYMSYVSTRASQNAANEQSFEFVEKRGLVNFIKKDNLKKVFDFLTPLRHYEYGANMNNLAIVDRVYGTAMMSACLFQAEDRLGMAQHITKIILLLCDNDVSKLDAGKDAWLNCPNWQGLRKAVEDSFVEKDPIRLFIKQNLVFDGFVIPLMINEFSKEMAKNEEMTISMLTEFIVSWFEETIKWIDSVVKVMANESNENKELLTSWIKEDIEIMENTMETLVSFSNNPKELISTAKFDLVQRLDKCGISL; this comes from the coding sequence ATGGAATTAAATATCGCAAGTATTGAAATAGAACCAAAAAGACATACTTTTGGGCATGTTGCAAAAAGATTAGGTGAAGATAGACCTGCTTCAAGATATGAAGAAGCTATGTATGATGCACAACCAACAGAAAATTTTCATTACAGACCTCAATGGGAACCAGAATTTGAAATCTATGATAAGAATAGAACAAAAATCAAAATGAATGATTGGTATGATTTGTTGGACCCTAGAAAGTTTCATTATATGTCTTATGTATCAACAAGAGCTTCTCAAAATGCAGCAAATGAGCAAAGTTTTGAATTTGTTGAAAAAAGAGGTTTAGTTAATTTTATCAAAAAAGATAATTTGAAAAAAGTTTTTGATTTCTTAACACCTTTAAGACATTATGAGTATGGTGCTAATATGAATAATCTAGCAATTGTAGATAGAGTTTATGGAACAGCTATGATGAGTGCTTGTCTATTTCAAGCAGAAGATAGATTAGGTATGGCTCAACATATTACAAAAATAATTTTATTACTTTGTGATAATGATGTCTCAAAACTAGATGCTGGAAAAGATGCTTGGTTAAACTGCCCTAATTGGCAAGGTTTAAGAAAGGCAGTTGAAGATTCTTTTGTTGAGAAAGATCCTATTAGATTGTTTATAAAGCAAAACTTAGTATTTGATGGATTTGTTATTCCCTTGATGATAAATGAATTCTCAAAAGAGATGGCAAAAAATGAAGAAATGACTATTTCAATGTTGACTGAATTTATTGTTTCTTGGTTTGAAGAAACTATTAAGTGGATTGATAGTGTTGTAAAAGTTATGGCAAATGAATCAAATGAAAATAAAGAGTTATTAACTTCTTGGATTAAAGAGGATATAGAAATAATGGAAAATACAATGGAAACTTTAGTGTCTTTTTCGAATAATCCAAAAGAATTGATATCAACTGCGAAATTTGATTTAGTACAAAGATTAGATAAATGTGGAATAAGTTTATAA
- a CDS encoding sensor histidine kinase, translating to MSSMKKHFFNNKNIPAKFSIFYLIMGVIGIIFLDRFLNIYFTYGETSENSGSTLNFLFLFLIFSVLILFFILNHMQKVISKIDKSYKDLKEKDKERLMPYEFALNNSVDGIYWFTIDAKIVYINDAACKMLGYEKEELLGKYLEVMDINFNRQTAIEIMHKIKNTENWILETSQRKKNGEIFPVEVSGHGFTYGNQEYICAFGRDISQRQEINKKFKDMNIELQKSLDEKEILLKEIHHRVKNNMEIISSLLAMQLRRAKDDEVKYILKQSKSRINTMALVHEFLYLGENLAYINLQDYIKRLVQDIKELYISQNTKLKVDLHIDKLIFSTNRCIQIGMVIHELCVNALKYAFKEDRENLLCIHMKKIGDKIHVKIRDNGEGLKDINCLYKSESIGMQLIHSIVEDQLDAIIEFRNNNGLECNIIFSKDEEE from the coding sequence ATGAGTTCAATGAAAAAGCACTTTTTCAATAATAAAAATATACCTGCAAAATTTTCCATTTTTTATTTGATAATGGGAGTTATAGGTATAATTTTTCTTGATAGATTTTTGAATATTTATTTTACTTATGGAGAAACAAGTGAAAATTCAGGTTCTACATTGAATTTTTTGTTTCTTTTTTTGATATTTAGTGTTTTAATTTTATTTTTTATTTTAAACCATATGCAAAAAGTAATTTCAAAAATTGATAAATCATACAAAGATTTAAAAGAAAAAGATAAAGAAAGACTTATGCCTTATGAATTTGCATTAAATAATTCAGTTGATGGTATTTATTGGTTTACAATCGATGCAAAAATAGTATATATAAATGATGCAGCTTGTAAGATGTTAGGTTATGAAAAAGAAGAGTTATTAGGAAAATATCTTGAAGTTATGGATATAAATTTTAACAGACAAACTGCTATTGAAATAATGCATAAAATAAAAAATACAGAGAATTGGATTTTGGAAACGAGTCAAAGAAAAAAAAATGGAGAGATTTTTCCAGTTGAAGTTTCAGGACATGGATTTACATATGGAAATCAGGAATATATTTGTGCATTTGGAAGAGATATTTCACAAAGACAAGAAATAAATAAAAAATTTAAAGATATGAATATTGAACTCCAAAAATCCCTAGATGAAAAAGAGATTTTATTAAAAGAGATTCATCATAGAGTAAAAAACAATATGGAGATTATTTCTTCTTTATTAGCTATGCAATTAAGACGTGCAAAAGATGATGAAGTAAAATATATTTTAAAACAAAGTAAAAGTAGAATCAACACAATGGCATTAGTACATGAATTTTTGTATTTAGGAGAAAATTTAGCTTATATAAATCTTCAAGATTATATAAAAAGATTAGTTCAAGATATAAAAGAATTATATATTTCTCAAAATACAAAACTAAAAGTTGATTTGCATATTGATAAACTTATTTTTTCAACAAATAGATGTATTCAAATAGGAATGGTAATACATGAACTTTGCGTAAATGCTCTAAAATACGCCTTTAAAGAAGATAGAGAAAATCTACTTTGTATTCATATGAAAAAAATAGGAGATAAAATTCATGTAAAGATTAGAGATAATGGAGAAGGATTAAAAGATATAAATTGTTTGTATAAAAGCGAATCAATAGGAATGCAATTAATCCATTCTATAGTAGAAGATCAATTAGATGCGATTATTGAATTTAGAAATAATAATGGCTTAGAATGTAATATTATATTTTCAAAAGATGAGGAAGAATAA
- a CDS encoding YHS domain-containing protein, with protein MSVEPRKKRLNKKDAYKYMTRLGWNPTYQKEEDVFPFLEMEGLKIHDWEAWEDPFRMTMDSYWKLQAEKDKKLYSIIDAFAQNNAQKNISDARYVNALKLFLTGVTPLEYKVVQGFSHAARAFRGEGASIACQMQAIDELRHFQTQVHTMSHYNKYFDGFHDYSTMHDRIWYLSVPKSFGDDASTAGPFEYLTAISFSFEFVLTSLLFVPFMSGAAYNGDMATVTFGFSAQSDESRHMTLGLSAIKFMLEQDAQNVPIVQKWMDKWLWRGYRMLGLVAMMMDYMLPNSPTSWGEAVELYIEQNCMALYKDLEKYGIKVPEKLINTIVAEKGHLSHQVWNIFYNHTNAAAFHTWMPDENKMNWLSEKYPDTFDKYYRPMFERYIELEKKGERFYSEVLPLVCQTCQIPLGFTDIEGGNPHVYTHKTSEFNGEIFHTCSDGCKEIFDAQPEKYIQAWLPPHQIFQGNCGGATIPEVLKWYKIEHGVDNMDYVGSPDEAMWNKLKNK; from the coding sequence ATGAGTGTAGAGCCTAGAAAAAAAAGATTAAATAAAAAAGACGCATATAAATATATGACAAGACTTGGTTGGAATCCAACTTATCAAAAAGAAGAAGATGTTTTTCCTTTTTTAGAGATGGAAGGATTAAAAATCCATGATTGGGAAGCTTGGGAAGACCCATTTAGAATGACTATGGATTCTTATTGGAAATTACAAGCTGAAAAAGATAAAAAACTTTATTCAATTATTGATGCATTTGCACAAAATAATGCACAAAAAAATATTTCTGATGCAAGATATGTAAATGCATTAAAACTATTTTTAACAGGTGTAACACCACTTGAATATAAAGTTGTTCAAGGTTTTTCTCACGCAGCACGTGCTTTTAGAGGTGAAGGTGCTTCAATTGCTTGTCAAATGCAAGCTATTGATGAGTTAAGACATTTCCAAACTCAAGTTCATACTATGAGTCATTATAATAAATATTTTGATGGTTTTCATGATTATAGCACTATGCATGATAGAATTTGGTATTTATCTGTTCCAAAATCATTTGGTGATGATGCAAGTACAGCTGGTCCTTTTGAGTATTTAACAGCTATCTCATTCTCTTTTGAGTTTGTTTTAACGAGTCTGTTATTTGTACCATTTATGAGTGGAGCTGCATATAACGGAGATATGGCAACTGTTACATTTGGGTTCTCTGCTCAAAGTGATGAATCAAGACATATGACACTTGGACTTTCTGCTATTAAATTTATGTTAGAACAAGATGCTCAAAATGTACCAATTGTTCAAAAATGGATGGATAAATGGTTATGGAGAGGTTATAGAATGTTAGGTCTTGTGGCTATGATGATGGATTATATGTTACCTAACTCTCCAACTTCATGGGGTGAAGCAGTTGAGTTATATATCGAACAAAACTGTATGGCACTTTATAAAGATTTAGAAAAATATGGAATTAAAGTTCCAGAAAAATTAATTAATACAATTGTTGCAGAAAAAGGACATTTATCTCATCAAGTATGGAATATTTTTTATAATCATACAAATGCAGCGGCTTTCCATACTTGGATGCCAGATGAGAATAAAATGAATTGGTTAAGTGAAAAATATCCAGATACTTTTGATAAATATTATAGACCAATGTTTGAAAGATATATAGAATTAGAGAAAAAAGGTGAAAGATTTTATTCAGAAGTTTTACCTTTAGTTTGTCAAACTTGTCAGATTCCATTAGGATTTACAGATATTGAAGGTGGAAATCCTCACGTTTATACACATAAAACTTCAGAGTTTAATGGAGAAATTTTCCATACTTGTTCAGATGGTTGTAAAGAGATATTTGATGCACAGCCTGAAAAATATATTCAAGCTTGGTTACCTCCTCATCAAATTTTCCAAGGAAACTGTGGAGGAGCAACTATCCCAGAAGTTTTAAAATGGTATAAAATAGAACATGGTGTTGATAATATGGATTATGTAGGTTCACCTGATGAAGCTATGTGGAATAAATTAAAAAATAAATAA
- a CDS encoding phenol hydroxylase subunit P4, translating to MAIQSIGEYPIIMKDSLDKFHGNQLVFIYWYGHRVVCSPRAFPLPPDMPFGALVSDIIPLCYKVEPDFKDLDFDKTEVIWEIDGKVVVPDFSKSLKENGVGHKSFITFITPSLTGKVGA from the coding sequence ATGGCAATTCAATCAATTGGAGAATATCCAATCATAATGAAAGATAGTTTAGATAAATTTCATGGAAATCAATTAGTATTTATTTATTGGTATGGACATAGAGTTGTTTGCTCTCCTAGAGCATTTCCTCTTCCTCCTGATATGCCTTTTGGTGCATTAGTATCAGATATTATTCCATTATGTTATAAAGTTGAACCTGATTTTAAAGATTTAGATTTTGATAAAACAGAAGTTATTTGGGAAATAGATGGAAAAGTAGTAGTTCCTGATTTTTCTAAAAGTTTAAAAGAAAATGGTGTTGGACATAAATCATTTATTACTTTTATAACACCAAGTTTAACAGGAAAAGTAGGAGCATAA
- a CDS encoding NADH:ubiquinone reductase (Na(+)-transporting) subunit F has protein sequence MACKLEIEPTGDIVEVQEGQTLLDAALRQGVYLPHACNHGLCGTCKVEVLEGEVDLGDASYFALMESEREDGYCLACTATVVDDVVIEADIDVDVDARNIPIKDIWGTVIKREMLTPRILGLWIELDEELDFQAGQYINYHVPGFDEPRAFSLANQPSTGKIIELNIGLIPDGEATPWIHQNVKVGDRRKITGPFGRFFVKRSANKPMIFFAGGSGLSSPKSMILDELENGCTLPITLFHGARNEEELYYADMFRDLEKKYDNFKYIPVLSNNENPAWSGEVGFTNDVAKKLYNNQFAGNKAYLCGPPMMSEACITALMQGRLFEKDIHTEKFFSKADLHSDKVKSPLFKSI, from the coding sequence ATGGCTTGTAAATTAGAGATAGAACCAACAGGTGATATAGTAGAAGTTCAAGAAGGACAAACCCTTCTTGATGCTGCTTTAAGACAAGGTGTTTATCTTCCTCATGCTTGTAATCATGGACTTTGTGGAACTTGTAAAGTAGAAGTTTTAGAAGGTGAGGTTGATTTAGGTGATGCTTCATATTTTGCTTTAATGGAGAGTGAGAGAGAAGATGGATATTGTTTAGCTTGTACAGCAACAGTAGTTGATGATGTTGTGATTGAAGCAGATATTGATGTGGACGTAGATGCTCGAAATATACCTATAAAAGATATTTGGGGAACAGTTATAAAAAGAGAGATGTTAACTCCAAGAATTTTAGGACTTTGGATTGAACTTGATGAAGAGTTGGATTTTCAAGCAGGACAATATATAAATTATCATGTTCCAGGATTTGATGAACCAAGAGCATTTTCACTAGCAAATCAACCAAGTACTGGAAAAATCATAGAGTTAAATATTGGGCTTATTCCAGATGGTGAAGCAACTCCTTGGATTCATCAAAATGTAAAAGTTGGTGATAGAAGAAAAATAACAGGACCTTTTGGAAGATTTTTTGTAAAAAGAAGTGCGAATAAACCAATGATATTTTTTGCAGGTGGTTCAGGATTATCAAGTCCAAAATCTATGATTTTAGATGAGTTAGAAAATGGATGTACTTTACCAATTACACTTTTTCATGGAGCAAGAAATGAAGAAGAGTTATATTATGCAGATATGTTCAGAGATTTAGAAAAGAAATATGATAATTTTAAGTATATTCCTGTTTTATCAAATAATGAAAATCCTGCATGGAGCGGTGAAGTAGGTTTTACAAATGATGTAGCTAAAAAACTTTATAACAATCAATTTGCAGGAAATAAAGCATATTTATGTGGACCTCCAATGATGAGTGAAGCTTGTATTACAGCCCTTATGCAAGGAAGATTATTTGAAAAAGATATACATACTGAAAAATTCTTCTCAAAAGCTGATTTACACAGTGATAAAGTAAAAAGTCCTCTTTTTAAATCTATATAA
- a CDS encoding MmoB/DmpM family protein — protein sequence MSASIALLCLQATEDGRTIAEAIKEDNEGVVITNKPAMIQIERPEKITVKASTVSEKLGRSWDPEELQLVLISLGGQIEETDDEFVVYWNN from the coding sequence ATGTCAGCGAGTATAGCATTATTATGTCTTCAAGCAACGGAAGATGGTAGAACTATTGCAGAAGCAATAAAAGAAGACAATGAAGGAGTAGTAATTACAAATAAACCAGCAATGATTCAAATTGAACGACCTGAAAAAATTACTGTGAAAGCATCAACTGTAAGTGAGAAATTGGGACGAAGTTGGGATCCTGAAGAGTTACAATTAGTACTTATTTCTTTAGGTGGTCAAATAGAAGAAACAGATGATGAATTTGTTGTGTACTGGAATAATTAA
- a CDS encoding phenol hydroxylase subunit has product MYELMPNEKKFVQIINIKDGGFVEFNFAVGEAVMNVELLLPYRAFIEFCQNNRVSFFTKEQENELLIDNKNWKYGLN; this is encoded by the coding sequence ATGTATGAACTTATGCCAAATGAAAAAAAATTTGTACAAATCATAAATATAAAAGATGGTGGATTTGTAGAATTTAATTTTGCAGTAGGTGAAGCAGTTATGAATGTTGAGTTACTTTTACCATACAGAGCTTTTATTGAGTTTTGTCAAAATAATAGAGTTTCATTTTTTACTAAAGAGCAAGAAAATGAACTATTAATTGATAATAAAAATTGGAAATATGGATTAAATTAA